The segment TCCTGCGCACCCTGGGCATGGCGGTGGCCGTGTCCATAGCCAGCGCCGCCCTGGCCTTCCCCATCGCCTACTACATGGCGCGCTACACCACGGGCAAGACCAAGGCGTTCTTCTACATCGCGGTGATGATGCCCATGTGGGCCAGCTACATCGTCAAGGCCTACGCCTGGACCCTGCTGCTGGCCAAGGGCGGCGTGGTGATGTGGTTCGTCCAGGCACTGCACCTGCAGCCCGTGCTGGAACTGCTGCTGGGCGTACCCGGCGTGGGTGGCAGCACCCTGTCCACCTCCCACCTGGGGCGCTTCCTGGTGTTCGTGTACATCTGGCTGCCGTTCATGATCCTGCCGATCCAGGCGTCCCTCGAACGCCTGCCGCCGTCGCTGCTGCAGGCCTCGGCCGACCTCGGCGCCCACCCGCGCCAGACCTTCATGCAGGTGATCCTGCCGCTGTCCATTCCGGGCATCGCCGCCGGCTCGATCTTCACTTTCAGCCTCACCCTGGGCGACTTCATCGTGCCGCAACTGGTGGGCCCGCCCGGCTACTTCATCGGCAGCATGGTCTACGCCCAGCAGGGCGCCATCGGCAACATGCCCATGGCCGCCGCCTTCACCCTGGTGCCGATCGTGCTGATCGCCGTGTACCTGTCCATCGTCAAACGTCTGGGGGCCTTCGATGCACTCTGAGAAAGCGTCCTGGGGTCTGAAAGCCGCCGCCTGGGGCGGGCTGGCATTCCTGCACATCCCGATCCTGATCATCTTCATGTACGCCTTCAACACCGAAGACGCGGCCTTCAGCTTCCCGCCGCAGGGCTTCACCCTGCACTGGTTCAGCGTCGCCTTCGGCCGCGCCGACGTGGTGGAAGCGATCAAGCTTTCGCTGCAGGTGGCGGTCATCGCCACGCTGATCGCCCTGGTGCTCGGCACCCTGGCGGCCGCCGCGCTGTACCGCCGCAGCTTCTTCGGCAAGGAAGGCATCTCGCTGATGCTGATCCTGCCGATCGCCCTGCCCGGCATCATCACCGGTATCGCCCTGCTCTCGGCGTTCAAGGGACTGGGCATCGAGCCGGGGTTGCTGACCATCGTCATCGGCCACGCCACCTTCTGCGTGGTGATCGTCCACAACAACGTGATCGCGCGCTTCCGTCGCACTTCCC is part of the Pseudomonas lalkuanensis genome and harbors:
- a CDS encoding ABC transporter permease codes for the protein MELTLNAGRPSAANGLMRRFSSLLYRKPTLYLSLLLVPPLLWFGAIYLGSLLTLLWQGFYTFDDFTMSVSTDLTLVNFAALFQAANFDIILRTLGMAVAVSIASAALAFPIAYYMARYTTGKTKAFFYIAVMMPMWASYIVKAYAWTLLLAKGGVVMWFVQALHLQPVLELLLGVPGVGGSTLSTSHLGRFLVFVYIWLPFMILPIQASLERLPPSLLQASADLGAHPRQTFMQVILPLSIPGIAAGSIFTFSLTLGDFIVPQLVGPPGYFIGSMVYAQQGAIGNMPMAAAFTLVPIVLIAVYLSIVKRLGAFDAL
- a CDS encoding ABC transporter permease; protein product: MHSEKASWGLKAAAWGGLAFLHIPILIIFMYAFNTEDAAFSFPPQGFTLHWFSVAFGRADVVEAIKLSLQVAVIATLIALVLGTLAAAALYRRSFFGKEGISLMLILPIALPGIITGIALLSAFKGLGIEPGLLTIVIGHATFCVVIVHNNVIARFRRTSHSLIEASMDLGADGWQTFRHIILPNLGSALLAGGMLAFALSFDEIIVTTFTAGHERTLPIWLLNQLSRPRDVPVTNVVAMLVMLVTMLPILAAYYLTKGGESVAGSGK